In Actinomadura citrea, a single window of DNA contains:
- the nuoK gene encoding NADH-quinone oxidoreductase subunit NuoK, which translates to MHLAYPTVVAALLFSVGVYGVLARRNAILVLMSVELMLNAVNLNLVTFDVWYRDRLHGGQVLTLFTIVIAAAEIGLGLAIVLLVFRNRQMIDVDRLRALSEDAEETRPRPDGRASAGREAGPEPAPEREEAPS; encoded by the coding sequence ATGCATCTCGCCTACCCGACGGTCGTCGCCGCCCTGCTGTTCTCCGTCGGTGTCTACGGGGTGCTGGCGCGCCGCAACGCGATCCTCGTCCTGATGTCGGTCGAGCTGATGCTGAACGCGGTGAACCTCAACCTCGTCACGTTCGACGTCTGGTACCGGGACCGCCTGCACGGCGGCCAGGTCCTCACGCTGTTCACCATCGTGATCGCCGCGGCGGAGATCGGGCTCGGCCTCGCGATCGTGCTGCTGGTGTTCCGCAACCGGCAGATGATCGACGTCGACCGGCTCCGCGCCCTCTCCGAGGACGCGGAGGAGACGCGGCCCCGTCCGGACGGACGCGCGTCAGCGGGACGGGAAGCCGGCCCCGAACCGGCACCCGAGCGCGAGGAGGCGCCGTCGTGA
- a CDS encoding NADH-quinone oxidoreductase subunit J produces MSGQEIVFTLLGVVAVGSAILVVTTRQLVHAALWLVVSFGALAGGYLVLTAEFVAWVQVLIYVGAVVVLLLFGVMLTRAPIGESADLDSGNRWAALAVAAATAAVLITVMVMGFGDARTPLRAGGGSAEELGGAVFRTWVLPFEVLSVLLLASLVGAIVLSRSDIRARPGAAAKPDAKPGGKGDA; encoded by the coding sequence ATGAGCGGCCAGGAGATCGTCTTCACGCTGCTCGGCGTGGTGGCGGTCGGCTCCGCGATCCTCGTGGTCACGACGCGGCAGCTCGTCCACGCGGCGCTGTGGCTGGTGGTGTCGTTCGGCGCGCTCGCGGGCGGCTACCTCGTCCTCACCGCGGAGTTCGTCGCCTGGGTGCAGGTCCTCATCTACGTCGGCGCCGTCGTGGTGCTGCTGCTGTTCGGGGTCATGCTGACGCGGGCGCCGATCGGGGAGTCCGCCGACCTGGACTCGGGGAACCGGTGGGCCGCGCTGGCCGTCGCCGCCGCCACGGCCGCCGTCCTGATCACCGTGATGGTCATGGGGTTCGGCGACGCGCGGACACCGCTGCGCGCGGGAGGCGGATCGGCGGAGGAGCTCGGCGGCGCCGTGTTCCGGACGTGGGTACTGCCGTTCGAGGTCCTGTCGGTGCTGCTGCTGGCCTCGCTGGTCGGCGCGATCGTCCTGTCGCGGTCGGACATCCGGGCCCGTCCGGGCGCCGCCGCGAAGCCGGACGCGAAGCCCGGCGGGAAGGGCGACGCCTGA
- a CDS encoding NuoI/complex I 23 kDa subunit family protein: protein MGRLPGGGLAKGLAVTLRTMTRRSITRQYPEVQPDLPPRGRGVIALFEENCTVCMLCARECPDWCIYIDSHKETLPAEGGGRPRTRNVLDRFAIDFALCMYCGICIEVCPFDALFWSPEFEYAEYDIAELTHEKERLREWMWTVPPPQAHDPSAEPPKEVAAAEKAAARAARPPRTGPPREPGERG from the coding sequence GTGGGACGGCTACCAGGAGGCGGACTGGCCAAGGGACTGGCGGTCACGTTGCGGACGATGACGCGGCGGTCCATAACGCGCCAGTACCCCGAAGTGCAACCGGATCTGCCGCCGCGCGGCAGGGGCGTCATCGCGCTGTTCGAGGAGAACTGCACGGTGTGCATGCTGTGCGCCCGCGAGTGTCCCGACTGGTGCATCTACATCGATTCGCACAAGGAGACGCTCCCCGCCGAAGGCGGCGGACGCCCCCGGACCCGTAACGTCCTCGACCGGTTCGCGATCGACTTCGCGCTGTGCATGTACTGCGGCATCTGCATCGAGGTGTGCCCGTTCGACGCCCTGTTCTGGTCGCCGGAGTTCGAGTACGCCGAGTACGACATCGCCGAGCTGACGCACGAGAAGGAACGGCTGCGGGAGTGGATGTGGACCGTCCCGCCGCCGCAGGCGCACGATCCGTCCGCCGAGCCGCCGAAGGAGGTGGCCGCGGCGGAGAAGGCCGCCGCGCGGGCCGCCCGGCCGCCCCGGACGGGACCGCCCCGCGAGCCGGGGGAGCGCGGATGA
- a CDS encoding ComEA family DNA-binding protein, giving the protein MPFITLGFGTPVSFLYAAVHRRSLGLGGTAAGYGAGTAAVLMMLQSGNPFFIVFGSFVMLLLWIAGTGHAFAVRSSVFPREIPRSVLNEHAIEVAKYRRTLREQARALASEDPALARELRIGRPDVPRTYDDGGLVDVNHVPRAIIEALPGMTPDIADRIVRRRAQTGGFVSVEEMAVDADVPPDVLPQLADFTIFLR; this is encoded by the coding sequence GTGCCCTTCATCACGCTCGGCTTCGGGACGCCGGTCTCGTTCCTGTACGCGGCCGTCCACCGGCGGTCCCTGGGGCTCGGGGGCACCGCCGCCGGCTACGGCGCCGGCACGGCGGCCGTGCTGATGATGCTCCAGTCCGGCAACCCGTTCTTCATCGTCTTCGGCTCGTTCGTGATGCTCCTGCTGTGGATCGCCGGCACGGGGCACGCGTTCGCCGTCCGGTCGTCGGTCTTCCCCCGCGAGATCCCCCGCAGCGTGCTGAACGAGCACGCGATCGAGGTCGCCAAGTACCGGCGGACGCTGCGCGAGCAGGCCCGCGCGCTCGCCTCCGAGGACCCGGCGCTCGCCCGCGAGCTGCGCATCGGCCGCCCCGACGTGCCGCGCACCTACGACGACGGCGGGCTCGTGGACGTCAACCACGTGCCCCGCGCGATCATCGAGGCGCTGCCCGGCATGACCCCGGACATCGCCGACCGGATCGTCCGCCGCCGCGCGCAGACGGGCGGGTTCGTCTCCGTCGAGGAGATGGCCGTCGACGCCGACGTCCCGCCGGACGTCCTCCCCCAGCTGGCCGACTTCACGATCTTCCTCAGGTGA
- a CDS encoding complex I subunit 1/NuoH family protein, with protein MLEIVVKLVLVAGAFAVLPLLVGQAEHKVMAHMQGRLGPMYAGGFHGWAQLVADGVKFAQKEDVVPRDADRWVFKLAPGVAIVPYLLVLLVVPVGPGGQVALDLGPGVFFALAVMGVGVIGAIMAGWASANKYSLLGGMRVAAQLMSYELPMVFAASSVAMAAGTLSLQGVVEEWRWWWLPWQAVGGVVFFVAGLAELRRPPFDMPVADSEIIFGPYTEYGGLRFALFILAEYAGIVVLCALTTVLFLGGWKGPFLNTELGWLWTLLKVAVLAFCVIWLRVSYPRMREDQLQKLAWAWLVPLSLAQLALTGVLRVAL; from the coding sequence ATGCTTGAGATCGTGGTCAAGCTGGTGCTGGTCGCGGGCGCCTTCGCGGTGCTCCCGCTGCTGGTGGGGCAGGCCGAGCACAAGGTGATGGCGCACATGCAGGGCCGCCTCGGCCCCATGTACGCGGGCGGTTTCCACGGCTGGGCGCAGCTCGTCGCCGACGGCGTCAAGTTCGCCCAGAAGGAGGACGTGGTCCCGCGCGACGCCGACCGGTGGGTGTTCAAGCTGGCGCCGGGCGTGGCGATCGTCCCGTACCTGCTGGTGCTGCTGGTGGTCCCGGTCGGGCCCGGCGGGCAGGTCGCGCTCGACCTCGGCCCCGGGGTGTTCTTCGCGCTCGCCGTGATGGGCGTCGGCGTGATCGGCGCGATCATGGCGGGCTGGGCGAGCGCGAACAAGTACTCGCTCCTCGGCGGGATGCGGGTCGCGGCGCAGCTGATGTCCTACGAGCTGCCGATGGTGTTCGCGGCGTCGTCGGTGGCGATGGCGGCGGGAACGCTGTCACTCCAGGGCGTCGTGGAGGAGTGGCGCTGGTGGTGGCTGCCGTGGCAGGCGGTCGGCGGCGTCGTGTTCTTCGTCGCGGGCCTGGCGGAGCTGCGGCGCCCGCCGTTCGACATGCCGGTCGCCGACTCAGAGATCATCTTCGGTCCGTACACGGAGTACGGCGGGCTGCGCTTCGCGCTGTTCATCCTGGCGGAGTACGCCGGGATCGTCGTGCTGTGCGCGCTGACGACCGTGCTGTTCCTCGGCGGGTGGAAGGGCCCGTTCCTGAACACCGAGCTGGGCTGGCTCTGGACGCTGCTGAAGGTCGCCGTGCTGGCGTTCTGCGTGATCTGGCTGCGGGTCAGCTACCCGCGCATGCGCGAGGACCAGCTGCAGAAGCTCGCCTGGGCGTGGCTCGTCCCGCTGTCGCTGGCCCAGCTCGCGCTGACCGGCGTCCTCAGGGTCGCCCTCTGA
- a CDS encoding NADH-quinone oxidoreductase subunit C → MSPQPPGAELADAWTGRFGDEVTTEETFGGLAVGVAPELWVDALTFARDELACGFFDWLTGVDELEEGFAVVVHVYSLERRHHLLVRTRVTKRAPVLATATGVYRGAAWHERETSEMFGILFEGHPNLVPLLLPDGFEGHPLRKDFVLAARVAKPWPGAKEPGESGHGAPSRRRVRPPGVPEGWGPHA, encoded by the coding sequence ATGAGCCCGCAGCCCCCGGGAGCGGAACTCGCGGACGCCTGGACGGGACGCTTCGGCGACGAGGTCACCACCGAGGAGACCTTCGGGGGGCTGGCCGTCGGGGTGGCGCCCGAGCTCTGGGTGGACGCGCTCACCTTCGCGCGCGACGAGCTGGCCTGCGGTTTCTTCGACTGGCTGACCGGCGTGGACGAACTGGAGGAGGGCTTCGCGGTCGTCGTCCACGTGTACTCGCTGGAGCGCCGCCACCACCTGCTGGTCCGCACGCGCGTCACGAAGCGGGCGCCCGTGCTGGCGACGGCTACGGGCGTCTACCGGGGCGCCGCGTGGCACGAGCGGGAGACGTCGGAGATGTTCGGCATCCTGTTCGAGGGCCATCCGAACCTCGTCCCGCTGCTGCTGCCGGACGGGTTCGAGGGCCACCCGCTGCGCAAGGACTTCGTCCTCGCCGCCCGCGTCGCCAAGCCGTGGCCGGGCGCGAAGGAACCGGGCGAGTCCGGGCACGGCGCGCCGAGCCGCCGCCGCGTCCGCCCGCCCGGGGTCCCGGAGGGCTGGGGGCCCCATGCTTGA